The genomic stretch TGTCATTTGAGATACACTTTGCTGGATCAAAAGTTCATTTTGAACATCCTTTGGTTGTTTGTTGCATTTGAAACAAATTATATTCTGAGGAGAGTTGAGTTTGAATACCAAATTGTTTAAAGAATCATTAAGCAATTCTTTCATTAATTCTTTTTGTATGACCGCATCAATATACTACTACTTCTAGTGGCTTCTGCAAAAAGTGTCTTACATAATGTCTTAAAGCAAAATGTGAAGTCCATTTGTTTGGCCAATTCTAACAGGGGCCAATAAATTTTAGGAGATCTCAAATGATTAGTACTTTagtatacttttttaaaaaataaaagaaattgtaaacACTATTTCAATCTTGATGGGACTGTGGGGAGATTAGAGACTCGGAAAATGATTAGGTTTGTTTCAACCCAAGGCATCGTTCAATcaatacaactatacaagtaGTGTTAGGCCAAGGTGAGGGCCTGCCCGAGATGATATAAAAGTACTCCGTAAGTAGATGTGACTTTATAGTTTTAACTATATAAATTGAATTTATGCTTATTAGACTCTAATTTTGATTTGCTTTTGAGTTATGTTACAGATTTACCACTTATAGTTAGAGAAACTCTTTTTTTGCCCAATTGTAAAAAATGgattgatctttttttttttttctctgtaaTATTTTGTCtttaagataataaaattttgggtttgtatttaaaaaaaaaaaaaaaaaaaaaaaaggtaaaaaccGACTCACACGCATTACGCATATTTGTGTGAGTGTTAGTACGGGTGGGTTGGAGTGAGATTATCCGCTTAACCATTAACGGTTAAAATGACGCCTGTATCCTCTCTATACCTTGGTAAACCTCAAGTTGAAATACTAGTAAGCTGAGCTCAATCTCCTGCGGCTCGATCTGTCTCTCCCCGCCGACGCCATGACCGACCGTGACCGAGTTCGCGATCGAGACCGAGATAGAGACCGCGAAAGAGAAAGAGACAAGGATAGATACAGAGATAGAGACAGAGACAGAGACAGGGAGCGAGATAGAGATCGGAAAAGAGACCGTGATGAACGCGAACGCGACCGAGACCGGAAAGAAGGGGAGCGCAGCAAGCGGTCTCCTTCTCCTCCCCGTTCGCGTTCATATACACCTGACCGTGTCCGATCCCGGAGAGCCCGTTCCCGCACTCGCTCCCCGTCAACCGACCGCCACCGTCACCGCCATCGTTCCCCGTCTCGTTCGCGCTCTCCTGACCGTCACCACCGAAGCCGGAATCACCACCGCCACCGCACTCCTTCCCCCGAAAGCCCTCCCAGAAAACGCCACAAGGAGGAGGGTGAAAAGGATAGGGATAGGCAGCGGGACAGGCAGAGGGCCGTTTCGGATTTCGTTGATGGAATTGCAAAGGAGCATAAGCAGAAGCAGGATGGAGAGGGCGGCGCAGCTGCGGAAGGGAGTGCAGAGATGATTGATGAGGACGAGCTtgagatgatgaagaaattAGGTATTCCTGTAGGGTTTGATTCGACTAAGGGAAAGCCGGTTGCCGGGAACGATGTGGGCGCTGTGAGGAAAGTGACCAAAAGGCAGCCTCGACAGTACATGAACCGGCGTGGAGGGTTCAATCGACCCTTGCCTGCTGAAATCAATCGCTAATACTCAGGTTTGCATTCTGCTCTATGGAATGCTGTTACTTGCTTGTTTTTATGCCTTTCCATACTTAATTAGTTATAGGCTTAGTTATCTTTGTGCACATTTTCTTTCATTAGACATTGCATGATGTGGAAGTTTTGTCTATTGCTCCTTAATTACTGTTCTTAATTGCAGACTTTGGATTTGAAGTTTGAACCCTATGTAGGAATTATCTGTTTGAGGATATCTATACAACTAGATCTCTAGATGCCAATTTAGCACTCCAATTGATAGGAAAATTATCAAACCATTCAGGAGTTCTGCCCCAAATTTGTATTTAAGTTAGTTGGTCTGTCTTAGCAGTCACATTGACTATGAATTTTGTCTCAGTTAAATTGTGAAGTTGGATTACTCTGGGAGAATACCAAATACACAAGACTATAattcatttgaattttaaaatgtgacTTAAAATCCCCACCACTATCGAGTGTTGACTCATGCTTTAttgattcttttgtttttgggGTTTCTTGTCTGCTTGTAGTAGCAATGTCTTCTTATAAGCTCTCTTAAATTCACTTATGGGTTCTTCTAAGTAAAAACAAGCACAGAGTCATAGAATTTCTCTTAGGCAATATGCTCAAGTGCTCACACATTTTATTGCTCTCAAATCAAGAACTAAGCATATTCACATGATATCCTAGCATAAACACACAAAACAGTAGCATACATAGCATGAGAATATGAGATCAAATAAAGTTTAACAAATGGGGATAGGAACTTCAAATTTCCATTATAATTTTGGTTCTTTCATAGATTTAGTTCTCACAAGGCTTAAGTACATACTATTCAACTTATACTTGAgtgtgtataaaaataatgccAATGCTTATGTCACAATTGCTTTTAGAGCTTCAAGGGTGCTTGGTTTCAGTACTTCGGCAAAATAGTTCACTATTTCATCCTTTATTGCCTTTAAAAACTTATGCACAGTGCTTATTAGGAACCTAAGGAGTGTTCAAGGGTTGGAAGTGCTTACCTAGTTTGAATATCTATCAAAACTTGAGGTTTTTCCTCCTTAGTCTTCTCTtgcctctttttcttttttcactctCTTTTAGTTTCTCTATCTATATTCCTTTCTCTAAAGAATGGAGTGTTGTGTGGAAGAGTGAAAGTGATATAACAGGCAGGTTTTCAACCGatccaaattatatatattttgagttggGTGGGTAAGAATGTGATGGAGAGCAGGCCTAGACTGTGTTGTGGGGTTGGTTAACCCATTTTTGAGCTGCTTGAAAATTaagattttaagaaaattaatgtTAGAAGGTTAGTGGAAAAGCTAATATGGAGTAACATTGTATGCCACCTGTTGCTTAAAAGTGAACCACCCACCCAAACACTTTAAATTTGGGCTAAAATTTCTTCCCCTCTAGCTTATGCCATNaaaaaaaaaaaaaaaaaaaaaaagaggtaaaAACCGACTCACACGCATTACGCATATTTGTGTGAGTGTTAGTACGGGTGGGTTGGAGTGAGATTATCCGCTTAACCATTAACGGTTAAAATGACGCCTGTATCCTCTCTATACCTTGGTAAACCTCAAGTTGAAATACTAGTAAGCTGAGCTCAATCTCCTGCGGCTCGATCTGTCTCTCCCCGCCGACGCCATGACCGACCGTGACCGAGTTCGCGATCGAGACCGAGATAGAGACCGCGAAAGAGAAAGAGACAAGGATAGATACAGAGATAGAGACAGAGACAGAGACAGGGAGCGAGATAGAGATCGGAAAAGAGACCGTGATGAACGCGAACGCGACCGAGACCGGAAAGAAGGGGAGCGCAGCAAGCGGTCTCCTTCTCCTCCCCGTTCGCGTTCATATACACCTGACCGTGTCCGATCCCGGAGAGCCCGTTCCCGCACTCGCTCCCCGTCAACCGACCGCCACCGTCACCGCCATCGTTCCCCGTCTCGTTCGCGCTCTCCTGACCGTCACCACCGAAGCCGGAATCACCACCGCCACCGCACTCCTTCCCCCGAAAGCCCTCCCAGAAAACGCCACAAGGAGGAGGGTGAAAAGGATAGGGATAGGCAGCGGGACAGGCAGAGGGCCGTTTCGGATTTCGTTGATGGAATTGCAAAGGAGCATAAGCAGAAGCAGGATGGAGAGGGCGGCGCAGCTGCGGAAGGGAGTGCAGAGATGATTGATGAGGACGAGCTtgagatgatgaagaaattAGGTATTCCTGTAGGGTTTGATTCGACTAAGGGAAAGCCGGTTGCCGGGAACGATGTGGGCGCTGTGAGGAAAGTGACCAAAAGGCAGCCTCGACAGTACATGAACCGGCGTGGAGGGTTCAATCGACCCTTGCCTGCTGAAATCAATCGCTAATACTCAGGTTTGCATTCTGCTCTATGGAATGCTGTTACTTGCTTGTTTTTATGCCTTTCCATACTTAATTAGTTATAGGCTTAGTTATCTTTGTGCACATTTTCTTTCATTAGACATTGCATGATGTGGAAGTTTTGTCTATTGCTCCTTAATTACTGTTCTTAATTGCAGACTTTGGATTTGAAGTTTGAACCCTATGTAGGAATTATCTGTTTGAGGATATCTATACAACTAGATCTCTAGATGCCAATTTAGCACTCCAATTGATAGGAAAATTATCAAACCATTCAGGAGTTCTGCCCCAAATTTGTATTTAAGTTAGTTGGTCTGTCTTAGCAGTCACATTGACTATGAATTTTGTCTCAGTTAAATTGTGAAGTTGGATTACTCTGGGAGAATACCAAATACACAAGACTATAattcatttgaattttaaaatgtgacTTAAAATCCCCACCACTATCGAGTGTTGACTCATGCTTTAttgattcttttgtttttgggGTTTCTTGTCTGCTTGTAGTAGCAATGTCTTCTTATAAGCTCTCTTAAATTCACTTATGGGTTCTTCTAAGTAAAAACAAGCACAGAGTCATAGAATTTCTCTTAGGCAATATGCTCAAGTGCTCACACATTTTATTGCTCTCAAATCAAGAACTAAGCATATTCACATGATATCCTAGCATAAACACACAAAACAGTAGCATACATAGCATGAGAATATGAGATCAAATAAAGTTTAACAAATGGGGATAGGAACTTCAAATTTCCATTATAATTTTGGTTCTTTCATAGATTTAGTTCTCACAAGGCTTAAGTACATACTATTCAACTTATACTTGAgtgtgtataaaaataatgccAATGCTTATGTCACAATTGCTTTTAGAGCTTCAAGGGTGCTTGGTTTCAGTACTTCGGCAAAATAGTTCACTATTTCATCCTTTATTGCCTTTAAAAACTTATGCACAGTGCTTATTAGGAACCTAAGGAGTGTTCAAGGGTTGGAAGTGCTTACCTAGTTTGAATATCTATCAAAACTTGAGGTTTTTCCTCCTTAGTCTTCTCTtgcctctttttcttttttcactctCTTTTAGTTTCTCTATCTATATTCCTTTCTCTAAAGAATGGAGTGTTGTGTGGAAGAGTGAAAGTGATATAACAGGCAGGTTTTCAACCGatccaaattatatatattttgagttggGTGGGTAAGAATGTGATGGAGAGCAGGCCTAGACTGTGTTGTGGGGTTGGTTAACCCATTTTTGAGCTGCTTGAAAATTaagattttaagaaaattaatgtTAGAAGGTTAGTGGAAAAGCTAATATGGAGTAACATTGTATGCCACCTGTTGCTTAAAAGTGAACCACCCACCCAAACACTTTAAATTTGGGCTAAAATTTCTTCCCCTCTAGCTTATGCCATTACTGTCACTAATCAACTAATTAACTATGTTGCACACTTTGTCATTCCCTTCTCCGTCtcctttattttttcatttttctccaCCTGtgtgatttttattaatttcattgGTCTTCAAATGTGCTGCTTTTATTTTTGCATTCTTTATGGTTTCCACCATGAAACTGCATCTTTTGTATGGATCTCAATCCTTTATGGTGTCTAGCTGGTTGGTCATTTTATGCTTTTGTGGATGCAAGTAGTAGGTTGTATCTAATACTACGTAATAATTTTGTTGGAAGTCTTCATCAGAAATAAAACTGTTGTTTTACAGATCGGTCTCCATTTTTGGCAGCTAGGGTCAGTCAATTGAGGTGTGGACACCTTTGAGAGAAGTGTAAGATTTGATGAATTTAGTTGCTGGAGGTGGTTGTATTTGTACTATATTTTCCTCCAACACCATCCACTGCTTACTTTGGTCAAGCATGAGCAGACAGATGTTACATAGTATATTGCATTCTGGCCATATTCTTATATCATCTGGATTGTCGTTTGCTTTATATAATGTGCTCCTTAAAATACTCTGCAATGGATTAGACTTGACTTGTTCTTCCCTACGCAACCACATTGTTAGCATTTGCCTTGTGTCTGGCTTTTCAGTTTTTGCCTTAACTTATTACAACTGGTATATGGTCCGGACTTATAGTATAGTATATGCAGAAAATAAATTGTTTGGTCGACAACCTCAAAGCTTTTATGAAATGAAACAAAATTTGATACTCTTAGTTGGCAGCCAAggtagaaaacaaattaaatgaaatgcCTAATATACTCAACAT from Ipomoea triloba cultivar NCNSP0323 chromosome 12, ASM357664v1 encodes the following:
- the LOC115998939 gene encoding U4/U6.U5 small nuclear ribonucleoprotein 27 kDa protein-like, which gives rise to MTDRDRVRDRDRDRDRERERDKDRYRDRDRDRDRERDRDRKRDRDERERDRDRKEGERSKRSPSPPRSRSYTPDRVRSRRARSRTRSPSTDRHRHRHRSPSRSRSPDRHHRSRNHHRHRTPSPESPPRKRHKEEGEKDRDRQRDRQRAVSDFVDGIAKEHKQKQDGEGGAAAEGSAEMIDEDELEMMKKLGIPVGFDSTKGKPVAGNDVGAVRKVTKRQPRQYMNRRGGFNRPLPAEINR